The following proteins come from a genomic window of Malus domestica chromosome 02, GDT2T_hap1:
- the LOC103431732 gene encoding TMV resistance protein N-like isoform X1, giving the protein MVTLISNIVENILVKVLDGTYLNVAKYPVGIDSCVQEVKVLLGVGGNDCCVVGIWGTPGIGKTTIAKAVYKAIAHEFEGSCFLADVRERSTSHGGVNQLQKDLLSKVLRVTEIKIDDVYQGISFIKKLLRGKKVLLILDDVHELEQLNNLVEVHQLGEGSRVIITTKNKGLLESCKVELIYKVQKLEDNKALELFSRNAFGKEKPPDDYLGLARRAIAYAQGLPLALNLIGSHLRSKNIDRWQDILDSYDEEPYRGIQRVLRKSYDTLDYVSQQVFLDIACFFKGEDKDKVLQILKGSNLKVRQHCIDALVENAIITIEDNRILMHDLLEQMGKHIVWEESPTEPGERSRLWHHEDVYRVLTKNRGTKKIKGIVVKLPKPVVIPLNAKSFFKMVNLEIFIICNAHFSGCIEYLPDDLRWIEFGGDGLHDWGSNILQKHILAFNLQSNCHLRHLVTFIMPNSDIRQLKVFQNLAMLTSLNLSGSEFLEKIPNLSGSPNLRELILNECKSLVEVDDSVGFLDKLGTLSLYGCSRLERFATRLRLRSLKSFSLSGCTRLKSFPEIEAEMESLKYLVIAKSGIRELPSSIAYLTGLKRLYARKCENLTVTSLHHIYGFQHLDYIEMDGCPKLVTFGKFSTRLDTSHYNGIPLAVFNVGRLSLIGCNLSESNFLVPLRNEPSSLHCWSTLTDLDLSRNNFVSLPDCISKFVNLKGLKLQGCKRLREIPHALPPNLRELCLDDCTSLEIIPKLPSGLRRLPLTNCFRLSGDEVAKLENNLLNWNQEFLRCSQLQVTYPGDEIPKRFSYTSKHLTAIRIESVRKDARQHDYFGGSEFSFEIPLNLQERETLFGLALSCVFPPRPLPKLIGAGRYYIFRIHINEASDYKEFEWSGKCMEKAHVGLMLVDLEKPGDICKVKFQVPEWAGIKICGVHPLLRKEDERLPLSLGPTSGLGSSDIVDDEYGRQQQWPSLSSKPSDDHLKRTQIDHNVPSNIEEEQEQLSTISWVVRPSPIGSRELEGRK; this is encoded by the exons ATGGTTACATTAATCAGCAACATTGTTGAGAATATCTTAGTAAAAGTACTTGATGGCACATATTTGAATGTGGCCAAATACCCAGTTGGAATAGATTCTTGCGTTCAAGaggtgaaagtgcttttagggGTCGGAGGAAATGATTGTTGTGTGGTTGGGATTTGGGGGACACCTGGAATAGGCAAGACAACAATTGCAAAAGCTGTTTATAAGGCAATTGCTCATGAATTTGAAGGCAGTTGTTTCCTGGCAGATGTTAGAGAAAGATCGACATCACATGGAGGCGTAAACCAATTACAAAAAGATCTTCTTTCTAAAGTTCTACGTGTTACAGAGATAAAAATTGACGATGTTTATCAAGGAATCAGTTTTATAAAGAAACTGTTGAGGGGAAAAAAGGTTCTCTTAATTCTTGATGATGTGCATGAATTGGAGCAGTTAAACAACTTGGTTGAAGTCCATCAGTTAGGTGAAGGTAGCAGAGTGATCATAACCACAAAAAATAAAGGATTGCTAGAATCTTGTAAAGTTGAGCTGATATACAAGGTCCAAAAGTTAGAAGACAACAAAGCTCTTGAGCTTTTTAGTCGGAATGCCTTCGGAAAAGAAAAACCTCCAGATGATTATTTGGGACTCGCACGACGTGCAATAGCCTATGCTCAAGGCCTCCCGTTAGCTCTTAATCTTATAGGTTCTCATCTGCGTAGTAAAAATATAGATCGTTGGCAAGATATTTTGGATAGTTACGATGAAGAACCTTATAGAGGGATTCAAAGAGTACTTCGGAAAAGTTATGATACCTTGGATTATGTCTCTCAACAAGTTTTCCTAGACATTGCATGCTTCTTCAAGGGTGAAGATAAAGACAAAGTGTTGCAGATATTAAAAGGATCAAACCTCAAAGTACGTCAACATTGTATTGATGCTCTTGTTGAGAATGCCATTATAACTATTGAAGATAATAGGATTTTGATGCATGACTTGCTAGAACAGATGGGTAAGCATATAGTTTGGGAGGAATCGCCCACTGAACCAGGCGAGCGGAGCAGATTGTGGCATCATGAAGATGTGTACCGTGTTTTAACTAAAAACAGA ggaacaaagaaaattaaaggCATTGTGGTGAAGTTGCCCAAGCCAGTTGTGATACCCTTGAATGCAAAAAGCTTTTTCAAGATGGTAAATCTTGAAATTTTTATAATCTGTAATGCACACTTTTCTGGATGCATTGAGTATTTGCCCGACGATTTGAGGTGGATTGAATTCGGTGGAGATGGGCTTCATGACTGGGGATCCAATATTCTTCAAAAGCATATACTTGCATTCAATTTGCAATCCAATTGTCATCTAAGGCATCTTGTCACGTTTATTATGCCAAACAGTGACATCAGACAATTGAAGGTATTTCAG AATTTGGCAATGCTTACATCTTTGAATTTAAGTGGTTccgaatttttagaaaaaattccCAACTTATCCGGAAGTCCAAACCTAAGAGAGTTGATTCTAAATGAGTGTAAAAGTTTGGTTGAAGTTGATGATTCTGTTGGATTCCTTGATAAACTTGGTACTTTAAGTCTTTATGGGTGCTCTAGGCTTGAGAGATTTGCGACGAGACTTAGATTGAGATCCCTTAAAAGCTTTTCTCTTTCTGGTTGCACAAGGCTCAAGAGTTTCCCAGAAATAGAGGCCGAGATGGAATCTCTAAAGTATTTGGTTATAGCAAAAAGTGGCATAAGAGAATTGCCTTCATCAATTGCATATCTTACTGGGCTTAAACGTTTGTATGCAAGAAAGTGTGAGAACCTTACAGTTACATCATTACATCACATTTATGGGTTCCAACATCTCGACTATATTGAAATGGATGGATGCCCAAAACTGGTGACATTTGGGAAGTTTTCAACTCGCTTAGATACTTCACATTACAACGGTATCCCATTAGCCGTTTTCAACGTAGGCCGGCTTTCTCTTATTGGATGCAATTTATCAGAAAGTAATTTCCTTGTGCCTCTTCGAAATGAACCATCCAGTCTTCATTGCTGGTCCACATTAACAGATCTTGATCTGTCGAGAAACAATTTTGTTAGTCTTCCGGATTGCATTAGCAAATTTGTCAACTTGAAGGGGCTTAAATTGCAAGGCTGCAAGAGGCTTCGGGAAATTCCACATGCCCTTCCACCAAATCTAAGGGAATTATGTCTGGATGATTGCACATCATTGGAGATAATTCCAAAGTTGCCCTCGGGGCTTAGGCGTCTGCCGTTGACTAATTGCTTTAGACTAAGTGGCGATGAGGTGGCAAAGTTGGAAAATAATTTGTTGAACTGGAATCAG GAATTTCTTAGATGCTCTCAATTGCAAGTTACGTATCCAGGCGATGAAATTCCAAAGAGGTTCAGCTATACCTCTAAACATCTAACAGCCATTAGGATTGAAAGTGTACGAAAAGATGCAAGGCAACATGATTATTTTGGAGGTAGTGAATTTAGTTTTGAAATTCCTCTAAATTTACAGGAGAGGGAGACGTTATTTGGATTGGCTCTATCTTGTGTTTTTCCACCACGGCCTTTACCAAAATTGATTGGAGCGGGGCGTTATTACATTTTTCGTATTCACATCAACGAAGCAAGTGATTATAAAGAATTTGAGTGGAGTGGGAAATGCATGGAGAAAGCTCATGTGGGGCTCATGTTAGTGGATTTAGAGAAGCCGGGAGATATTTGTAAAGTTAAATTTCAAGTCCCCGAATGGGCAGGCATTAAAATCTGCGGGGTGCACCCCCTATTGCGCAAAGAAGATGAACGGCTTCCCTTGTCTTTGGGACCAACGAGTGGTCTTGGATCCTCAGATATCGTCGATGATGAATATGGTCGGCAACAACAATGGCCTTCCTTATCTTCGAAGCCATCGGATGATCATCTGAAACGCACGCAGATTGATCACAATGTTCCTTCTAATATTGAGGAGGAGCAAGAGCAATTGTCCACAATTTCTTGG GtggttaggccatctccaatcggGTCCAGAGAGTTAGAGGGTCGAAAATAA
- the LOC103431732 gene encoding TMV resistance protein N-like isoform X2, translated as MVTLISNIVENILVKVLDGTYLNVAKYPVGIDSCVQEVKVLLGVGGNDCCVVGIWGTPGIGKTTIAKAVYKAIAHEFEGSCFLADVRERSTSHGGVNQLQKDLLSKVLRVTEIKIDDVYQGISFIKKLLRGKKVLLILDDVHELEQLNNLVEVHQLGEGSRVIITTKNKGLLESCKVELIYKVQKLEDNKALELFSRNAFGKEKPPDDYLGLARRAIAYAQGLPLALNLIGSHLRSKNIDRWQDILDSYDEEPYRGIQRVLRKSYDTLDYVSQQVFLDIACFFKGEDKDKVLQILKGSNLKMGKHIVWEESPTEPGERSRLWHHEDVYRVLTKNRGTKKIKGIVVKLPKPVVIPLNAKSFFKMVNLEIFIICNAHFSGCIEYLPDDLRWIEFGGDGLHDWGSNILQKHILAFNLQSNCHLRHLVTFIMPNSDIRQLKVFQNLAMLTSLNLSGSEFLEKIPNLSGSPNLRELILNECKSLVEVDDSVGFLDKLGTLSLYGCSRLERFATRLRLRSLKSFSLSGCTRLKSFPEIEAEMESLKYLVIAKSGIRELPSSIAYLTGLKRLYARKCENLTVTSLHHIYGFQHLDYIEMDGCPKLVTFGKFSTRLDTSHYNGIPLAVFNVGRLSLIGCNLSESNFLVPLRNEPSSLHCWSTLTDLDLSRNNFVSLPDCISKFVNLKGLKLQGCKRLREIPHALPPNLRELCLDDCTSLEIIPKLPSGLRRLPLTNCFRLSGDEVAKLENNLLNWNQEFLRCSQLQVTYPGDEIPKRFSYTSKHLTAIRIESVRKDARQHDYFGGSEFSFEIPLNLQERETLFGLALSCVFPPRPLPKLIGAGRYYIFRIHINEASDYKEFEWSGKCMEKAHVGLMLVDLEKPGDICKVKFQVPEWAGIKICGVHPLLRKEDERLPLSLGPTSGLGSSDIVDDEYGRQQQWPSLSSKPSDDHLKRTQIDHNVPSNIEEEQEQLSTISWVAAALHIILSLTLLVVANIVNLGTVLNATISTAVLAASSWHLE; from the exons ATGGTTACATTAATCAGCAACATTGTTGAGAATATCTTAGTAAAAGTACTTGATGGCACATATTTGAATGTGGCCAAATACCCAGTTGGAATAGATTCTTGCGTTCAAGaggtgaaagtgcttttagggGTCGGAGGAAATGATTGTTGTGTGGTTGGGATTTGGGGGACACCTGGAATAGGCAAGACAACAATTGCAAAAGCTGTTTATAAGGCAATTGCTCATGAATTTGAAGGCAGTTGTTTCCTGGCAGATGTTAGAGAAAGATCGACATCACATGGAGGCGTAAACCAATTACAAAAAGATCTTCTTTCTAAAGTTCTACGTGTTACAGAGATAAAAATTGACGATGTTTATCAAGGAATCAGTTTTATAAAGAAACTGTTGAGGGGAAAAAAGGTTCTCTTAATTCTTGATGATGTGCATGAATTGGAGCAGTTAAACAACTTGGTTGAAGTCCATCAGTTAGGTGAAGGTAGCAGAGTGATCATAACCACAAAAAATAAAGGATTGCTAGAATCTTGTAAAGTTGAGCTGATATACAAGGTCCAAAAGTTAGAAGACAACAAAGCTCTTGAGCTTTTTAGTCGGAATGCCTTCGGAAAAGAAAAACCTCCAGATGATTATTTGGGACTCGCACGACGTGCAATAGCCTATGCTCAAGGCCTCCCGTTAGCTCTTAATCTTATAGGTTCTCATCTGCGTAGTAAAAATATAGATCGTTGGCAAGATATTTTGGATAGTTACGATGAAGAACCTTATAGAGGGATTCAAAGAGTACTTCGGAAAAGTTATGATACCTTGGATTATGTCTCTCAACAAGTTTTCCTAGACATTGCATGCTTCTTCAAGGGTGAAGATAAAGACAAAGTGTTGCAGATATTAAAAGGATCAAACCTCAAA ATGGGTAAGCATATAGTTTGGGAGGAATCGCCCACTGAACCAGGCGAGCGGAGCAGATTGTGGCATCATGAAGATGTGTACCGTGTTTTAACTAAAAACAGA ggaacaaagaaaattaaaggCATTGTGGTGAAGTTGCCCAAGCCAGTTGTGATACCCTTGAATGCAAAAAGCTTTTTCAAGATGGTAAATCTTGAAATTTTTATAATCTGTAATGCACACTTTTCTGGATGCATTGAGTATTTGCCCGACGATTTGAGGTGGATTGAATTCGGTGGAGATGGGCTTCATGACTGGGGATCCAATATTCTTCAAAAGCATATACTTGCATTCAATTTGCAATCCAATTGTCATCTAAGGCATCTTGTCACGTTTATTATGCCAAACAGTGACATCAGACAATTGAAGGTATTTCAG AATTTGGCAATGCTTACATCTTTGAATTTAAGTGGTTccgaatttttagaaaaaattccCAACTTATCCGGAAGTCCAAACCTAAGAGAGTTGATTCTAAATGAGTGTAAAAGTTTGGTTGAAGTTGATGATTCTGTTGGATTCCTTGATAAACTTGGTACTTTAAGTCTTTATGGGTGCTCTAGGCTTGAGAGATTTGCGACGAGACTTAGATTGAGATCCCTTAAAAGCTTTTCTCTTTCTGGTTGCACAAGGCTCAAGAGTTTCCCAGAAATAGAGGCCGAGATGGAATCTCTAAAGTATTTGGTTATAGCAAAAAGTGGCATAAGAGAATTGCCTTCATCAATTGCATATCTTACTGGGCTTAAACGTTTGTATGCAAGAAAGTGTGAGAACCTTACAGTTACATCATTACATCACATTTATGGGTTCCAACATCTCGACTATATTGAAATGGATGGATGCCCAAAACTGGTGACATTTGGGAAGTTTTCAACTCGCTTAGATACTTCACATTACAACGGTATCCCATTAGCCGTTTTCAACGTAGGCCGGCTTTCTCTTATTGGATGCAATTTATCAGAAAGTAATTTCCTTGTGCCTCTTCGAAATGAACCATCCAGTCTTCATTGCTGGTCCACATTAACAGATCTTGATCTGTCGAGAAACAATTTTGTTAGTCTTCCGGATTGCATTAGCAAATTTGTCAACTTGAAGGGGCTTAAATTGCAAGGCTGCAAGAGGCTTCGGGAAATTCCACATGCCCTTCCACCAAATCTAAGGGAATTATGTCTGGATGATTGCACATCATTGGAGATAATTCCAAAGTTGCCCTCGGGGCTTAGGCGTCTGCCGTTGACTAATTGCTTTAGACTAAGTGGCGATGAGGTGGCAAAGTTGGAAAATAATTTGTTGAACTGGAATCAG GAATTTCTTAGATGCTCTCAATTGCAAGTTACGTATCCAGGCGATGAAATTCCAAAGAGGTTCAGCTATACCTCTAAACATCTAACAGCCATTAGGATTGAAAGTGTACGAAAAGATGCAAGGCAACATGATTATTTTGGAGGTAGTGAATTTAGTTTTGAAATTCCTCTAAATTTACAGGAGAGGGAGACGTTATTTGGATTGGCTCTATCTTGTGTTTTTCCACCACGGCCTTTACCAAAATTGATTGGAGCGGGGCGTTATTACATTTTTCGTATTCACATCAACGAAGCAAGTGATTATAAAGAATTTGAGTGGAGTGGGAAATGCATGGAGAAAGCTCATGTGGGGCTCATGTTAGTGGATTTAGAGAAGCCGGGAGATATTTGTAAAGTTAAATTTCAAGTCCCCGAATGGGCAGGCATTAAAATCTGCGGGGTGCACCCCCTATTGCGCAAAGAAGATGAACGGCTTCCCTTGTCTTTGGGACCAACGAGTGGTCTTGGATCCTCAGATATCGTCGATGATGAATATGGTCGGCAACAACAATGGCCTTCCTTATCTTCGAAGCCATCGGATGATCATCTGAAACGCACGCAGATTGATCACAATGTTCCTTCTAATATTGAGGAGGAGCAAGAGCAATTGTCCACAATTTCTTGG